In Antechinus flavipes isolate AdamAnt ecotype Samford, QLD, Australia chromosome 3, AdamAnt_v2, whole genome shotgun sequence, a genomic segment contains:
- the LOC127557695 gene encoding zinc finger protein ZFP2-like: MSNQCRKAFRQKGALNIHQRIHTGEKPYECNQCRKAFGDKNTLTVHQRIHTGEKPYECNHCGKAFRDKNVLTVHQRIHTGEKPYECNQCRKAFRYKVALTTHQRIHTGEKPYECNHCGKSFIKKETLILHQRIHTGEKPYECNHCGKAFRSKKGLIGHEMMHTGEKPYECNHCGKAFRHKVALTVHQRIHTGEKPYECNQCGKSFIKKGTLILHQRIHTGEKPYECNHCGKAFRKKGGLTTHQRIHTGEKPYKCNHCGQAFRDKKALTVHQRIHTGEKPY, translated from the exons ATGAG taaccagtgtcgaaaggcttttagacaaaagggagctcttaatatacatcagagaatccacactggagagaaaccttatgaatgtaaccagtgtagAAAGGCCTTTGGAGACAAGAATACTCTTAcagtacatcagagaatccacactggagagaaaccttatgaatgtaaccactgtggaaaagcttttagagaCAAGAATgttcttactgtacatcagagaatccacactggagagaaaccttatgaatgtaaccagtgtcgAAAGGCTTTTCGATACAAGGTAGCTCTTActacacatcagagaatccacactggagagaagccttatgaatgtaaccactgtggaaaaagttttataaaaaaagaaactcttattttacatcagagaatccacactggagagaaaccttatgaatgtaaccactgtggaaaggcttttagaagcaagAAAGGTCTTATTGGACATGAGATGatgcacactggagagaagccttatgaatgtaaccactgtggaaaggcttttcgACACAAGGtagctcttactgtacatcagagaatccacactggagagaaaccttatgaatgtaaccagtgtggaaaaagttttataaaaaaaggaactcttattttacatcagagaatccacactggagagaaaccttatgaatgtaaccactgtggaaaagcttttagaaaaAAGGGAGGTCTTActacacatcagagaatccacactggagagaagccttataaatgtaaccactgtggacAGGCTTTTAGAGACAAGAaagctcttactgtacatcagagaatccacactggagagaaaccttattaa
- the LOC127557696 gene encoding zinc finger protein 850-like, whose amino-acid sequence HTREKPYECNQCEKAFRHKVALIVHQKIHTGEKPYECNQCGKAFRHKVALTIHQRIHTGEKPYECNHCGKAFRSKEGLISHQKIHTGEKPYECNQCGKAFRSKEVLIGHQRIHTGEKPYECNHCGKAFRSKKGLIGHEMMHTGEKPYECNQCGKAFRHKVALTVHQRSHTGEKPYECNHCGKAFRHKVALTVHQRIHTGEKPYECNQCGKAFRHKVALTVHQRSHTGEKPYECNQCGKAFRHKVALTVHQRSHTGEKPYECNQCGKAFRSKKGLIGHEMMHTGEKPYECNHCGKAFRHKVALTIHQRIHTGEKPYKCNQCGKAFRYKVALTIHQRIHTGEKPYECNHCGKAFRSKEGLIGHQKIHTGEKPYECNHCGKAFRHKVAFTVHQRIHTGEKPYECNHCGKAFRSKKGLIGHEMIHTGEKPYECNHCGKAFRHKVALTIHQRIHTGEKPYACNQCGKSFIKKENLIVALIVHQRIHTGEKPYECNQCRKAFGDKNTLTVHQRIHTGEKPYGCNHCGKAFIQKGALNINQKIHTGEKPYKCNHCGKAFIQKGAFNIHQRIHTGEKPYECNHCGKAFIQKGALNVHQRIHTGEKPYACNQCGKSFIKKETLILHQRTHTGEKPYECNHCGKAFRKKGGLTTHQRIHTGEKPYECNHCGKAFRKKGDLSIHQRIHTGEKPYKCNHCGKAFRSKKGLIGHEMMHTGEKP is encoded by the exons cacactagagagaaaccttatgaatgtaaccaatgtgaaAAGGCTTTTCGACACAAGGTAGCTCTTATTGTACATCaaaaaatccacactggagagaagccttatgaatgtaaccaatgtggaaaagcttttcgACACAAGGTAGCTCTTACTATACATCAGAGAatacacactggagagaaaccttatgaatgtaaccactgtggaaaggcttttagaagcaagGAAGGTCTCATTAGTCATCaaaaaatccacactggagagaagccttatgaatgtaaccaatgtggaaaggcttttagaagcaagGAAGTTCTAATTGgtcatcagagaatccacactggagagaagccttatgaatgtaaccactgtggaaaggcttttagaagcaagAAAGGTCTTATTGGACATGAGATGatgcacactggagagaagccttatgaatgtaaccaatgtggaaaggcttttcgACACAAGGtagctcttactgtacatcagagaagccacactggagagaaaccttatgaatgtaaccactgtggaaaggcttttcgACACAAAGtagctcttactgtacatcagagaatccacactggagagaaaccttatgaatgtaaccaatgtggaaaggcttttcgACACAAGGtagctcttactgtacatcagagaagccacactggagagaagccttatgaatgtaaccaatgtggaaaggcttttcgACACAAAGtagctcttactgtacatcagagaagccacactggagagaaaccttatgaatgtaaccaatgtggaaaggcttttagaagcaagAAAGGTCTTATTGGACATGAGATGatgcacactggagagaagccttatgaatgtaaccactgtggaaaggcttttcgACACAAAGTAGCTCTTactatacatcagagaatccacactggagagaagccttataaatgtaaccagtgtggaaaggcttttcgATACAAGGTAGCTCTTactatacatcagagaatccacactggagagaaaccttatgaatgtaaccactgtggaaaggcttttagaagcaagGAAGGTCTCATTGGTCATCaaaaaatccacactggagagaaaccttatgaatgtaaccactgtggaaaagCTTTTCGACACAAGGTAGCttttactgtacatcagagaatccacactggagagaagccttatgaatgtaaccactgtggaaaggcttttagaagcaagAAAGGTCTTATTGGACATGAGATGatacacactggagagaagccttatgaatgtaaccactgtggaaaggcttttcgACACAAGGTAGCTCTTACTATACATCAGAGAatacacactggagagaaaccttatgcatgtaaccagtgtggaaaaagttttataaaaaaggaaaatcttatt GTAgctcttattgtacatcagagaatccacactggagagaagccttatgaatgtaaccagtgtagAAAGGCCTTTGGAGACAAGAATACTCTTAcagtacatcagagaatccacactggagagaagccttatggatgtaaccactgtggaaaggcttttatacaaaagggagctcttaatataaatcagaaaatccacactggagagaagccttataaatgtaaccactgtggaaaggcttttatacaAAAGGGAGCTTTTaatatacatcagagaatccacactggagagaagccttatgaatgtaaccactgtggaaaggcttttatacaaaagggagctcttaatgtacatcagagaatccacactggagagaaaccttatgcatgtaaccagtgtggaaaaagttttataaaaaaagaaactcttattttacatcagagaacccacactggagagaagccttatgaatgtaaccactgtggaaaggcttttagaaaaaAGGGAGGTCTTActacacatcagagaatccacactggagagaaaccttatgaatgtaaccactgtggaaaggcttttagaaaaaAGGGAGATCTTAgtatacatcagagaatccacactggagagaagccttataaatgtaaccactgtggaaaggcttttagaagcaagAAAGGTCTTATTGGACATGAGATGatgcacactggagagaaacct